Proteins from a single region of Paraburkholderia sp. ZP32-5:
- a CDS encoding aromatic ring-hydroxylating oxygenase subunit alpha: MNANDIARLVVDRTDEGVFTVDRAIFRDPEIFELEMRYIFERGWVFLGLASQAAQPNDYFTTWIGRQPVIVMRSADGELGAFMNTCRHRGATVCQKRQGNARYHVCPYHGWSYDSGGKSKTIKDLQSGCYSEAFHEENHDLVPVPRFELYRGFLFGCLDADVQPLDEHLNGTRFFLDLIVDQSPDGVEAVPGFSTYTFRGNWKLQMENGLDAYHLTSTHPSFMKLVERRNSSESRYQLKSVDFASFTERGGFTFENGHAALFTPNPNPQIRPLYASIDELRERVGEDRAAWMLTTRNLVLFPNVQMAENASLQLRVLRPLAPDLTEMTIYCLAPVGESDEARNFRLRQFEDFFNSTGMATPDDTTCYEDCQSGYQATNVQWQQGYSRGMTSVQPGTNEIGERIGIKARTSQMGEVKVQDETLFHAGYRAWLAMMQAGFASERANQVNQVAAQPVKLHQEVS, translated from the coding sequence ATGAATGCCAACGACATCGCGCGGCTCGTGGTCGACAGGACGGATGAAGGCGTCTTCACCGTCGATCGCGCGATCTTTCGCGATCCCGAGATTTTCGAACTCGAGATGCGCTATATCTTCGAGCGCGGCTGGGTGTTTCTCGGCCTCGCGTCGCAGGCGGCGCAGCCGAACGACTATTTCACCACCTGGATCGGCCGCCAGCCGGTGATCGTGATGCGCAGCGCCGACGGCGAACTCGGCGCGTTCATGAACACCTGCCGCCATCGCGGCGCCACCGTCTGCCAGAAACGCCAGGGCAACGCGCGCTATCACGTGTGCCCGTATCACGGCTGGTCGTATGACAGCGGCGGCAAGTCGAAGACGATCAAGGATCTGCAAAGCGGCTGCTATAGCGAAGCGTTTCACGAGGAGAATCACGATCTCGTGCCGGTGCCGCGCTTCGAGCTGTATCGCGGCTTCCTGTTCGGTTGCCTCGATGCGGACGTGCAGCCGCTCGACGAGCATCTGAACGGCACGCGCTTCTTCCTCGATCTGATCGTCGATCAGAGTCCCGATGGCGTCGAAGCGGTGCCGGGATTTTCGACCTATACGTTTCGCGGCAACTGGAAGCTGCAGATGGAAAACGGGCTCGACGCGTATCACCTGACGTCGACGCATCCGAGTTTCATGAAGCTGGTCGAGCGGCGCAATTCGAGCGAATCGCGTTATCAACTGAAGTCGGTCGATTTCGCGAGCTTCACCGAACGCGGCGGCTTCACGTTCGAGAACGGGCATGCGGCATTGTTCACGCCGAATCCGAATCCACAGATTCGCCCGCTCTATGCGTCGATCGACGAGTTGCGCGAACGCGTCGGCGAAGACCGCGCCGCGTGGATGCTGACCACGCGCAATCTCGTGCTGTTTCCGAATGTGCAGATGGCGGAGAACGCATCGCTGCAACTACGCGTGCTGCGTCCGCTTGCGCCGGATCTGACCGAGATGACGATCTACTGTCTGGCGCCGGTCGGCGAATCGGATGAGGCGCGCAACTTCCGTCTGCGCCAGTTCGAGGACTTTTTCAACAGCACCGGCATGGCGACGCCCGACGACACGACCTGCTACGAAGATTGCCAGAGCGGCTATCAGGCGACCAACGTGCAATGGCAGCAGGGCTACTCGCGTGGGATGACGTCGGTGCAGCCCGGTACCAACGAGATCGGCGAACGCATCGGTATCAAGGCGCGCACGAGTCAGATGGGAGAGGTCAAGGTGCAGGACGAGACACTGTTCCATGCGGGCTATCGCGCATGGCTGGCGATGATGCAGGCCGGCTTTGCCAGCGAACGCGCGAATCAGGTGAATCAGGTGGCCGCGCAACCCGTGAAGCTGCACCAGGAGGTGTCGTGA
- a CDS encoding aromatic-ring-hydroxylating dioxygenase subunit beta, translated as MTHALLPDITQFLYAEALALDERRWDDWLALYTEDCEYWVPAWKSEDEQTSNPRRELSLIYYAQRAGLEDRVWRVKSGRSVASAVLPRTQHLISNPRIVEVDDRDDRGVQSVQVACEWTTNQYQPKDHTVQMFFGRYRQTLVRDGDTWRIAQKRIVLLNDYLPAKIDFYSL; from the coding sequence GTGACTCACGCGCTTCTACCGGACATCACACAATTTCTCTATGCCGAGGCACTGGCTCTCGACGAACGCCGCTGGGACGACTGGCTCGCGCTGTACACCGAGGACTGCGAGTACTGGGTCCCCGCGTGGAAATCGGAAGACGAACAAACCAGCAATCCGCGGCGCGAACTATCGCTGATCTACTACGCGCAGCGCGCGGGTCTCGAAGACCGCGTATGGCGCGTGAAATCGGGGCGTTCCGTTGCGAGCGCGGTGTTGCCGCGTACCCAGCATCTGATCTCGAATCCGCGCATCGTCGAAGTGGACGATCGCGATGATCGCGGCGTCCAGTCGGTGCAGGTCGCATGCGAATGGACCACGAATCAGTATCAGCCCAAAGACCACACGGTTCAGATGTTCTTTGGCCGCTACCGGCAAACCCTGGTGCGTGACGGCGATACGTGGCGTATTGCGCAAAAACGCATCGTGCTGTTGAACGACTATCTTCCGGCGAAGATCGACTTCTACAGTCTCTAA
- a CDS encoding class II aldolase/adducin family protein produces MSSPVSRKVEQQLTIAENGLKWPEPPVFADKEDERRDRKIRLAACYRIFSMHGFDAGIAGHISCRDPILTDHLWVNPLGVHFSRIKVSDLVLVDHAGRIVDGKHPINAAAFAIHSRIHQARPDVVAAAHSHSRYCTTFASLGELIPPITQEAVGFYNSHSLFGNYNGIAADVSEGELIAEALGPNKAVICQHHGVFTVGATLEEAVSWYLRAERACEQVLLARAAGTPKQIPPEMAAYTVKQVGSPRAGWFGLQPLLDKVLAEQPDLFE; encoded by the coding sequence ATGTCGTCACCCGTATCACGCAAGGTGGAGCAGCAACTCACGATCGCCGAGAACGGGCTCAAATGGCCGGAGCCGCCGGTGTTCGCCGACAAGGAAGACGAACGCCGCGATCGCAAGATCCGGCTCGCGGCCTGCTACCGGATTTTCTCGATGCACGGCTTCGATGCCGGCATTGCCGGCCATATCTCGTGCCGCGATCCGATTCTCACCGATCATCTGTGGGTCAATCCGCTCGGTGTGCATTTCAGCCGTATCAAGGTCTCCGATCTGGTGCTGGTCGATCACGCCGGCCGTATTGTCGACGGCAAGCATCCGATCAATGCCGCCGCTTTCGCGATTCATTCGCGCATTCATCAGGCTCGTCCCGACGTGGTCGCGGCCGCGCATTCGCACTCGCGCTATTGCACGACGTTTGCATCGCTCGGCGAACTGATTCCGCCGATCACGCAGGAAGCGGTTGGTTTTTACAACTCGCATTCGCTGTTCGGCAATTACAACGGCATTGCCGCGGACGTCTCCGAGGGCGAACTGATCGCCGAGGCGCTGGGCCCCAACAAGGCGGTGATCTGCCAGCATCATGGCGTGTTCACGGTCGGCGCGACGCTGGAAGAAGCCGTGTCGTGGTATCTGCGAGCCGAGCGTGCGTGCGAACAGGTGCTGCTCGCGCGCGCGGCCGGCACGCCGAAACAGATTCCGCCGGAGATGGCCGCCTATACGGTCAAGCAGGTCGGCTCGCCGCGCGCGGGCTGGTTCGGTTTGCAGCCGTTGCTGGACAAGGTGCTCGCCGAGCAGCCCGATCTGTTCGAATGA
- a CDS encoding ketopantoate reductase family protein — protein sequence MKICVFGAGAIGGLIAARLAASGTPVSVVARGAHLQAIQRRGLIWRERDSERIVRVEAAADGKSLGTQDYVIVSLKSNAFAAAWPALEPLIGEQTVIVPAMNGVPWWFFHRFGGKLAGMTLDDVDPHARLATHIDVARVLGCVIYLSARVPEPGVVEHMGREDIELGEPDGSMSARAERLRACLASAGFTCRATADIRSAIWNKLIGNAGLNPVAALTHATLDRILDDHGVRTLLLTAMDEVIAVGNSLGLKIRQTASERLEMGRSLGAVEVSMLQDIKQGRPLEYEALCAAVVQIGERAGIPVPTLRALTALIRLRARQLS from the coding sequence ATGAAGATCTGTGTATTCGGCGCCGGTGCGATCGGCGGTTTGATCGCCGCGCGACTTGCCGCCAGCGGCACGCCGGTATCGGTGGTGGCGCGCGGCGCGCATCTGCAGGCGATTCAGCGGCGTGGCCTGATCTGGCGCGAACGCGACAGCGAGCGCATCGTGCGCGTCGAAGCAGCCGCCGACGGCAAGTCGCTCGGCACGCAGGACTATGTGATCGTGTCGCTGAAGAGCAATGCATTCGCGGCGGCATGGCCTGCGCTCGAACCGTTGATCGGCGAGCAGACGGTAATCGTGCCGGCGATGAACGGCGTGCCATGGTGGTTCTTTCATCGCTTCGGCGGCAAGCTCGCCGGCATGACACTCGACGACGTCGATCCGCACGCGCGATTAGCTACGCACATCGATGTCGCGCGCGTGCTCGGCTGCGTGATCTATCTGAGCGCGCGCGTGCCGGAGCCCGGCGTGGTCGAGCATATGGGCCGCGAAGATATCGAACTCGGTGAACCGGACGGCAGCATGTCGGCGCGCGCCGAGCGGTTGCGCGCGTGTCTTGCGTCCGCGGGTTTTACCTGCCGCGCGACTGCCGATATCCGCAGCGCGATCTGGAACAAGCTGATCGGCAATGCCGGATTGAATCCGGTGGCCGCGTTGACGCACGCGACGCTCGATCGGATTCTCGACGACCACGGCGTGCGCACGCTGCTCCTCACCGCGATGGATGAAGTGATCGCGGTGGGTAACTCGCTCGGCCTGAAAATCCGACAGACGGCATCCGAGCGGCTGGAAATGGGCCGTTCGCTCGGTGCCGTTGAAGTGTCGATGTTGCAGGACATCAAACAGGGTAGGCCGCTGGAATACGAAGCGCTGTGCGCGGCAGTCGTGCAGATCGGCGAACGCGCCGGCATACCGGTGCCGACGCTGCGCGCGCTCACCGCGTTGATACGGCTGCGCGCGCGGCAACTCAGTTAG